GTTGTCATCCTTTATATGTTTGGTTTCAACATGTTACTTGAGTATATTTGTAGGATTGCGAAAATCCTGATTGACAATCACTAAACATAAAGAGAATGGAAACCATAATATAAAGAGAGAAAAcgtttaaaaaatctttaagaAAATAGATGAAATAACACATGGAGTCGAAATTTGATCtctttacataatttaatatttacctGATGTTTCACACAGAAAGCTTTAGAGAGAAATGACGCTGGAGAGCATTTTCCAATATATGGCATTTGTCTCGGTTTCGAGCTTATGTCTATCATCGTTAGTCAGGTGACTCTTTTCTTCTTTAGAAACTCTCGTTTGCTTTGAATATAGATCTGAATGAATACAGTATAGTGCAGCCCTTTGGGAACCTGCAGTCTCCATACTAAAACATCTACTCTCTTTGTCTTTGTAATAACAGGATAGAGGCATTCTTCAAAGATTTGATGCAGAAGATAATGCGTCAAGTCTCCAATTCGTTGAAAATGTTAATATTGAAGGAACCTTATTCCAAAGGTGCATACCtttttcataagttttttttagttttgcaAAATTGTTCTACTCATAATCATATTGTGTCATATTTTGCAGATTTCCTCCAGCGTTATTGAGAAAACTCAGTACAGACTGTTTGGTTATGCAGAAACACAGGGTTAGTATTGTCACCTCTAGTTTTTGAAGCATAATATATTATGAGCTCTCTGAAGCTTCATTATCATTTAATCTATTGGCTAATACGAATTGTTATTTGTTTCATCAGTGGGGTATCACACCAGAAAAATTTAAAGCCAATCATGCTCTGTCTAGTTTCTTTGACATTGTGACAACCTGCATTGATGAAAACAGCAAGgtagtaataaatataaaccaTGAATAAAGGATTCTTCTACATAAATCTTGGATTTGACCTTTTATCCTTAAACTATATTTCCATGCAGACTTATGTTTCAACTGTTAAAGCAAAGAAGTACCCAATAACTGGTTTCCAGTGGCATCCTGAggtagaatatatatattccacTAGTTATAGACTTCTTATGTCTCTATTGTGTTATACTCACAGAAAATGCTGTGTAGAAAAATGCGTTTGAATGGGGTTCATCTCAAATTCCACACTCAGCTGACGCTATCCAGGTGACACAGTACGCTGCTAGTTATTTAGTCAGGTAAGATCTCTAATCAACCTAGAAGGTTTCATCATGTTTCCAGCAACGGTTTTGTACTTTTTTCATCATGGATTTTCTGTTTGAATGTTGGTGCAGTGAAGCTAGGAAGTCACTGAACAGACCATCTTCTGAAAAAGTGCTGAAGAACCTCATATACAACTACAAGCCTACGTACTGTGGATACGCAGGGTAAAAGCCACTTGGACTATCTTTACACAACTCTCTTGTTGTATGTTTTTAAAGATTATTTGGATTATCTATATTGCAGGAAGGGTTATGACGAAGTATACCTTTTTACACAACCAAGATCCCGTTTATAAGAGCGTCTTCAGTCTTGTGTGTTTGTTCAAGTGAAACAGTGCATGTATCTCTTATCTCAGTTAAAAGGAGCCTATTGTTTTGGCTCGTCTGGGTGATTTCTCTTATACTTCTGTTTATTATCTCTTTGGAATTGGATCCTTTCAAAGGTTGGAATTGGTGTTATGTTTGTCTTTTTAGCAATAAAGATTTGGCATACGAACCACCAAAAGGATTGTTAATAAATAAATCGATCACAGATTGCAGAAAATAGTTACCAATAAGATACAAGAAGTCCTAATTAGTTAAAACACTTCCAAAAGCTTCACATCCTCTACTTGGTCTTAAAGAGTGAAGATTTGAGAATGCTTAACCGCGCTACCCTTCCTTGGATTCCAACTCGTATAGTTGTGTTTCTCTCTCGGTATTGAACCAGTGATGCTTCTTGAACTCTGCTAGTATCTGTCAACTGTTTAATACGTATATCTCTTGGTATTTGCCGACAAAAAATTTCCGGTTTATTTCTAAACCGGTATTCTCATCTAATGTACCGAGTCAGACCAACACTGCCTCTTGAGTTTCTTCTCCCCAAGCAAAGCTTCTTTAATTTTTCCTCTTAGACCAATCGTGTGGTCTCGCTCCTTTCTAATCGCAAGTATTCATCTTTTTCGAAGTTTTCTCTCGATCTTAAAGTAGACTCGTTTCTAATAGTTCAGTTCTGTCGTTTAGAGTTCCCTAGATTACTCGGTCTTTACTGTTTTAGAGATTGATGCTTAGGAAATGATACTTAGTTACGGAAGCTTTTGTTATGTATGTTCAACTAGCTTTACAAAGTTCTTACATTTTCGATTTCTTAAGCTTTTGTTATGATATGTTGTGTAAAGGTGAGAACTTTGAAGCTTGAGGCTTATACAATGGGGAGGATAATGGAATGGGCAGCAAGATCTGATCATTTGGGAGGAATCCCAAGAAAAACTGTGATAACAGCCGTTGGTGCTTTCGCGAGAGCAGTAGCTAATCTTTGCAACAAAACCAAAGTTCACAATGCAGATACTCTTATGACTCTTGTCCGTTCACGACCACCTGGTGTTCCTCTCATCACTGTTAGTAATCACATGTCCACGTTagttcaaaaagtttaaaaccttctttttttttttttttaataatctcaATTCTTTCCTTCTTGTCATCTCAATGTTGagctatttctttttttttctcttgtaaTTAGTTTAGATGATCCAGTAATGTGGGGAGGGTTCAAGGGTCTTCTTTCTTTAGATCCAGAGTTGGCTCGATGGGTTCTTGCTGCTGAGGACATATGTTTCAAGAACCCTGTCTTCTCCTACATCTTCCGCACTGGTAAGTAagctctctcttttgttttgtagCTTCTTTTCAGGTGAGAAATGTTAACGAGTTCTTATGAGCAGGCAAGTGTATACCTATAACTAGAGGTGGTGGAATCTATCAAGAACACATGAGTGAAGCGCTCCAACGATTAAAAGATGGATCTTGGGTAAGTTACTCTTAATGTTCAAGAAATTGCTAGGCGGTGGTTAGACGCTGTATAGAGGATTATTGTTTAGGCTGACAACTAGACCAATTTTTTAATGTGTAGGccgattttttgaaaaattgtttCGTTTATATCCGATTTGTCAACTAGGCGCCAATTGTTAGAACACTTTGCACATTTGAACAAATAGTGAGATATTTTCTGAACTCTAACCTTTTTGGTTTAAATCATTGACTAGTAGTTGCATACCTTCCCAGAGGGCAAGGTGTTTCAAGAAAATGTGCCTACAAGACGTCTTAAATGGGGAACCGCAAGCCTCATCGCCCGTTGCCCAGTTACCCCAATCGTCTTGCCAATAATCCACCGTGGTTTTGACGAGGTAACATGTCTTAACTCTAGCATCCATTTTCCTAAACTCGCTACTTACTTACAATGTTCTAACTAACTTAGGTGATGCCGGAGAAGTACTTGTACGGTAGAAGACCACCGTTCCCGCTGTGGAACAAAGACCTTCGAGTTGTAGTTGGTGAACCAATCGAATTTGATGTTCCCATGATGGTTGAGACCGCTGTCTTGGCTTCCCGTCATGTAATGGTTCCTCCTCTTCAAGAAGCTAGATGGCCTGTGCTATCTTTAGCTGGTGAAGAGCTTGACGAAAATGCTCAGAGATGTCTCTACACAGCTCTTTCTGAGAAGATTCAGTCCTCATTGGAAACACTGAGACTGTTAGCGAAGCGGTTGTGACTTCAGAACAGAATCCGGTTCACAATTTTGAAGTTTCCGGTTTAGATCCGGTACGGTAATCAATTATTTcgtttatttaatattatcttGAGCTGAGGAAATATTCTACAAATTGTAATAAGAAAGAAATTGTAacagtttaaatttaaataaaggaAAATAGCTCGAATGATTAGTTATgcttaacattttattttattagaattggTTTGAAACCAATTATATCAGAAAAATAATAGACATGTCAATTGCAAAGAGGAAAGCTAATCTTTTTCACATTCGAAATActggtaataatatttttaatgacaCATATCATGATGATTTTATTTACACTAATAACTAGATGTTTTAGTATTTACACTAATAGATTGGACTTCTAATACCTTATATgataaaaaaagatatttagatagatttatttttctctataaaatgtaACAAAGACAGTTATTTGTGTCCTGTCTGTAACGCCGATGATCAGGCAAGTTCTGTCTCTCTGCCTGAATCATTGATGTTGGACAGAAACACCTTCGAACAACCGGTTTGATTTTGAACACACACACAGAGAAGGTTCTGTTAAGAGACAAACGTGGATGACACACAAGCCCGGCGGCCACGTCTGACTATCGAACCACCGTTGCAGCGAGTGGTTCCCACGCGAATGTAATAAGCAGTTTTATGGACCCTACATGGTCACGCCGGGGACGCACCATCACGTGAAAAAGGAAACTTCCAAAGGTCAGCAAAAACGGTCTCGTGGCATTTTCGTAAACCGGATCATGTTAGTATTGCACGTGTGGCAAATTCGTAAATTAGGAGTGAATCATGGGCAAAGATACGTGTTCCCACGTGCTTGGTCCGGAGGACACGCGTGACATCACGTAGTGGCAGTTTCGTAAATATAGGGTCAAATGTAGGGTAAATTGGGTAGTCTAGCCTATTTGTAATGAAAGTATTAAACAGCTTCTCCTCTGGCACGAGAGAGTTCTTGATTAGCTTAAGctccttcatcttcttcttctccaattcCTCCGATCACCGGAAAATTTAACAACCGTAGAGTCCACTGAGCATCTTGATCCTCCGCCTTCAGCTTAAGCTACCTTTATCCTCAAACAAGCTTAAGCTTCTTGAAACTTTTAGAGTGATCGGAGATTGTCTGAGCACGCAAGTATCGATCTTTCCAGATCTGAGGGTACTGTTTCAGAGAAGGTTCAAGCTAAGCTTGAGAATTGTCTATCTGATCTATCTTTAAAAACAGAGTGATGACGTCAGGGACGAGGATGCCGACgtggagggagagagagaacaacaagaggagagagagacggagGAGAGCGATCGCGGCGAAGATCTTCACCGGGTTGAGAATGTACGGAAACTACGAGCTTCCTAAGCATTGTGACAACAACGAAGTGCTTAAAGCACTCTGTAACGAGGCTGGTTGGATCGTTGAACCAGATGGTACTACTTATCGCAAGGTTCGGTCTTTACTTTTTTGTCTTTAAAAAGTGTCGGAACATGATCTAACATGCGGGGAAGTTCTAGCTTTCTAACGTGTTCCTTGCGCGTAGGTTAGCGTTAGATGAGCGTTTAGTCAAACGTTTTGATTCTTTTATgtgtaactttttgttatgcGTTCATCTAAAAGAagattctttctctctctctctcagtgtCTTGATTCACTTGCGATTCGGTCTAGTCTATTCTCAGATGATACCTACCAAAAGAGAAAAGCAAAGTAGCATAGATCTCCAGAAAAGTTGATTAAAATGTCATTGCACAGAGTTCAAAGTGTACTGTTTTGATCTGTAGATTTGTTTGGAAAAAGCATGTGTGCACTTTTGCTTTATTGTCTCTCAAGTCTATGTTCATATCTCGAGAACCGAGTCCAATGATATTCTGTCGGGGTCAGTATCCTTTGACTCCATCGGTTTAAAGAAACATAATAAAAGAGTTTTTATTATGTGAAACCTTTACGTAGACCTAGCTGATTGGGACAATAACTAACTTGCTGTTTCAGTTTAGTTTTGCTCATCTCTAGACCTTACCATCTCTAGACCTTACCATTAACTAGGGATGTTAATTATTAACACACATTCACCACTTAATATTCGGTCCGTTCTACAAAGATAaaaagttttggaaaaaaaattgtagtaaATTGTAActgtttataaaattattaattgagtTTACTAAATTACTGttggtaagattttttttaactaaaattgaaattagcagaaaataatgaaaatgatagaaaattcatttgttttcttaatatgtgtaaacaattcataaatattatttttgtggaACTGAGTAAGTATATATTCGTGTTTCTCTATAGTCTCCATCTGATCAGTTATGTTTTGATATGTTTTCAGGGAAGTAGTAGACCAGTAGAGCGTATGGAGATAGGTGGCAGTCCATGCTCCTCCAACTTCATGAgtccagcttcttcttctttcgcTAATCTCACACCTGGAGATGGCCAATCACTCATCCCATGGCTCAAACACCTCTCGACAACTTCCTCCTCctcagcttcttcatcatcaaggCTCCCTAATTACCTCTACATCCCTGGAGGCTCCATAAGCGCTCCCGTAACCCCACCTTTAAGCTCCCCAACATCTCGTGGAATGAACCAACAAATCAACAACTCTTTCTTTGTCTCCTCAACACCTCCTAGTCCCACTAGGCAGCAAATTATCCCTGACTCTGAATGGTTCTCAGGGATTCAACTTGCGCAAAGTGTACCAGCTTCACCAACGTTTAGCCTTGTCTCACAAAACCCTTTTGGATTCAAagaaggaggaggtggaggcggGTCAAGAATATTGTGGACACCAGGTCAAAGCGGGACATGTTCACCGGCTATTCCTCAGACAGCTGATGTTCCAATGTCTGAAGCCGTTGTGGCTCCTCCAGAGTTTGCGTTTGGGAGTAACGCAAATGGGTTGGTGAAGGCATGGGAAGGAGAGAGGATACATGAGGTGAGTGGTTCTGATGATCTTGAGCTCACTCTTGGAAACTCAAGCACCAGGTAGTTGCAGCTCACCTGTACATTTTCCTTACACTCTTGAAAAAACCGGTTCAACCAAACCATTCTCAATATGTTTGcttcacttttattttaatttatttttccatttaAGGCTCAAAGTGAAACACAACTTTATATATTCGTTTATTTGATGATAAGAAATTCTTTTGTTGTGGGATGGGATTACTCATGAATCCCATTTCTCAACTTCACTAATCTGACATTTTGATAGTCGTTAGAATCACATTTCTAAATATTATCAGGATTAAGCTGCAATCAATAAGCCACAGTTACTTGTTTCTCTGTCCAAATTCAAGACTATAAATAGTATAAATCAAGAAAAGTTACAGAGAAAGTCTTGCAAGTATTTTTAAGTATATGTTTGCTAGCTGTCACGTCTTATATTGTATGGTAAAAAGATATATGATTACCAAACAGAGGAATGTCAATCTTCTTTAGGACTTGAAAGTACATGAACAAGATACTGATTCACAGAGAATGTTTCAACCACATGTTTCCTCGCTTCACTTCCCATCCCCTTCGCCAACTCAGGACTCTCTATAAACTTAGCCATCGCCGAACTAAAATCTTCTGGAGTCAGTTCACAGAGATATCCTGTTACTCCGTTCTTTATTGTCTCCACAGGGCCACCGCTGTTGCAGGCTATCACAGGTTTGTATGCAGCCATTGCTTCTAATGGAACTATACCAAAATGTTCATCCTAGCATTTGATTTTGAATCATGAGAATCCCAAGAGATTGACACAATAGGAGGAAGAAGGTAACTGAACAATGGAATGCAGACAGTAAAACCTTCTTTCAATATTAGATTGTGGAAGAGAGAGGAACACTTACCAGCAACGGTAAGGGCAACATCGGTTAGATTTTGCTTATGTGTTGCATAGAATAGCAAAAGCTGAAACGGCTAGATTGatgttctttttcttctcaaaGCGGTTTATAGAGAGGAAATTCAACCTGGTCAAGACAAATGAGCATAAAAGAACTGATGATGCAGATAGAAATCAATAGGTGGTAATTAGGCGCTTTGTATAGGCATAGCGACTAGCGGAGAATTATTCGGCCTAGGCACCCTGTCTATTCTTTAacaaattatttgtttatttatgatatagtatatatttatattaggtattttaatttttttagtttaattataaaattattttgatgaattataaaaattagatatacaaaaaacgATTTCAGACAAAATTTGTAGACTTACACTAATATTGTTACTTGATTTAACTGATTTAGATCGAATTAGACCGATTTTAACTCATCTACGACAGCTTAAACTGATTTGAACTACTTAAATCAAATCAGATTTTTATAAGATAGTTTTTGCTATTTTGCCAACATTGCTATTGACAATTAAGTGACAAAAACATGATACGATGACTAAAGCAAAGATTGAATACTTTTGATGTTTTGAGTTTCAGCAATGGGACAACGACTGAAACCTGGTCTGCTAGTACAACATCGAAGGTAGACCATCCCAAGAGAACACAAAGAGCAAACAAACAAGCACCGGTAGAAAATATGGCGTGACAGGAAAGAACCATACACCGTTACTTGAAATACGCCTGGATACACATTATATTCACTTCAGACATGAGATTACATTTGTGTCTGAAACTGAAGCTAAATATGGTTACTGACCCGAAAGAGTTGCCTCGAAGCATCGAGATTGGTCGTGGTGAGAGGTAAATACATTAACTTTATGACCGTGCGAGGCAAGCTCAACCACTGCATCCACGATCAATCTCTCTGCTAAAATAGCTTTCGATCTCTCTGAAATGCGTTTATTCAGTGGATATTCATTGAACGCTTGATGAAGGACGTTACCTATACCAAGATCTGGATGTATAATGGcgatcttcatcttcttcgagCCTTCTTCTCTCCCCATTTTTTATCTGAATTTGCAGAGTCACTGCCTCTGTTTCTCTGTCGTGTCTTCCTGGGGTGTTTTAATTAAAGGCCTATCTGTTCAGCCAAGAAACCTTAATaggtaattattttaatatattttttatcacgCAATTATTAAACTCAgttattgttgtttttattaCATCTTTACAAAATAGCTCCAGATATTTTGGAACATCCCATATAACACCTTGGATCTTTTTCATAATTGATGCAGAGATACTGATGGTATTTTCAAAACTATTCGTCTATTTAATTTACTAAACGCCCAACCCTTTTTGgtatgttttaacttttaacccAGCTCTTTTGGTATTTTAAAATCTGCCCGAGATCTTCTCGTATTTAAAAGCTTCATACTGTTTAGCGTTTATAATACAACCCCATATCTTTAGATACTTGCAAAGATACCTCAAATCTTCTGTTGTTTGTAAGATGCATGCCCACAGCTTTTAGTACAAAACTTTTCACATTTGCAATGGTGTTTTCAAAACTGCTCCAAATCTTTGATATTTATGCCACTGTTctcttatataaataaaattatttattaaatgtctggcaacattttcttttcaagtatctttaaaatttcaagATTAGAATACTCCAAATCTCTCAATGATAAGAAGAGAGTATTCTTAACTAatgaaaattttagaatcaaaagtTTGGTATACACATTGTCAATGATGACTCTGCACCAAGTCTGGCAAGTCATAAGAAGACTTATGAGATGAACAAAACTAGTAATGGTACCTGAAGATTCAGTGCCCTCCATTTACATAACTTTGTTTATCTTGAATCTTTAAATTGAACTCCCAGAAGAGAACAATGTGTTATTTGGTTGTGCTTGCATCCTGCTTATACAAGACAAAAACATCAGTTCCTTGTTCAAACACAACCAATCGATCAACCAGACGAATGCCCGAAAGCAACCCAAAAAACAGGATtctatatcaaaaaaaaaagtgattagGTGTGTAAGCATACTTACCATCTACTTTCCAACGCATGGCTCGTTATCTTCCTGTGGAACATCGACTTCGTCTTCGTTCATATGTTCCTGAGGTGACACCACAACTCAGTTAATGAACAATAGGACAAGAACTAAGAAAAGAGTTGTTGTTCTCTTTGTAAAATTTCTTACCTCGATCATCGATGATGGCTTCTCATTGTTCTGGTTGGCACTAGATTCGACAAGAGGAGCACCACCTTTCACTATTCTACGTGGAAGATGATCAAACTCCCAGCCAAGCAGTTTACAGACGAACCGAGCAAAAGCCTTGTGAGCTCTTATTGCAATTTTCGGGGTTTTAGTAGAGTGCAGAACAAGTCCATGACAGTGCTTGAACCTCTTTAACATTTTCTTATCAGTCGCAGCACAACACACTAGGCAGACAAAGTGTCCACCTTCAGAGTTTTTCTCGTAGTAACTTTTCAGCTCAACGTTCTCTGAGAAGAGTCGAGATATTGACTCCAACTCCTCGGAAACTTGTTCATCACCATTCTCAACTGAACCAGTAGTATCCTTGACAGAAATGCCTTTCAAAGCTTCTGATGCATTCTGCTGCATTTGTAACACAACAGCCTTTGCTTGTTCATCAGCAGACATCACATGTTGTTTCTCCTGAAGCTTCTTTAGGTCTTGAGGCAGCTCAGTAGCACCTTCCACAGCCTCTACCCCTAATGTCTGAGAAgggaaagaacaaaaaaaccaTTTCTAAATGATCAAAACCCGATTTTCTTGAAATCCGATTTATGTGACTCAAACCATTCTAAATGGGTCAAAATTGGTCTCTAAATCTGTTTAATCAGGCAATAATGTTAGCACAAATCCATAActttgtctaatttttttttttgtatatccaATTTATGTGACTCAAATAGGTTCAAACCATTCTAAATCGGTCAAAATTGGTCTCTAAATCTGTTTAATCAGCCAATAATGTTAGTACAAATCCATAAATTtgtctaatttcttttttttgtatatctgatttttataattcaacaaaataatactccaatatatgatatattattagacacaaaaaataaaatatctgatataaatgtaaaatataaatatatgttgagGCCTCGGCTAGGTCCCCAATAATTTGATTAGTAGCTAGTTCTAGAGCCTAGTAACCACCTAACGATTTCTAGAACATTGATCAAAACTATTCAAAAGCTACCAAATTATATGATTCATCTCGAAGAATAATCCGACTAGTAGCTAGTTCTAGCACCTAATTACCACTTGGCGATTTCTAGAACATTAATCAAAACTATTTCAAAAGCTACCAAAGAATATGATTAACCATAATAACATAAACCAAATCAATGTAACAGTTGCAAATGCTAACTTCTTTTGAAGGTATAGATCTAACCTGAGAGTCTTTTTGGCTGGAAGCAACAGGATTGTTAACATCCCATCCAAGAACATTGCACACAACCTGCGCAAGAGCCCTATGCTGATTCCTCATAGTCTTGTGAATAGCAAGCGAATGCTGAACCAAAGCCAAACAGTTCTTAAACTTCCTCACACTCTTCTCCCCGCTCCCACCACAGACGAGACACCACACTTCTCCGTGCACAGTGTTCTTCTCGTAACTCTCCTTCAGCTTCGCGTTCTCCTCGAACAGCCTCGACAGAAACTGAAACTCctcgcctcctcctcctcctcctccatcaTCAGCATCCGATTCTTCACCAGATGTTGCTGCTCTCTTGCCGAAAAACTCGCGGCAAGCGCGGTGGGTGTCTCTCTGAATCTGACTCACGGCGAGCTTCGCTTTCTCCGAATCTGATAAAGGTCGAGCCTTTTTGCACGGCTTGGCTTCGGGCCAGCCCGTGGGGGGATAACGGGGGAGCTCCTTCACGGGCCATTCACGATCAGACCCGGGTCTGGAGCGCTTGTTGCTGAGGGGAGGTTGGGGGTGAATAGGGTTGGCTCCGTAGCGAGAGAGAAGCTGAAAATCCGCCGGAGGGATGTAATTGGGCCTGGATCTCTGAACCGGGTCGTGGATCGGGTTTCGGGTGGGAGGGCCTTGGTGCCAGAGGGAGTGGAGGTAGATTACCTCCTGCTTCAGTGACTCGTCGTCGTAAACGTTCATACTTTGTTTTCCGGCgagtttcacttttttttttcgttacaGCAACAAATACTCCTTTTTGTTTAACAATTTGCTGTTTATTGCATTGTAACGCCTCAACTTTTGCTTTATAAAGTCTTCAATCTATTTCTATGCTTTGTAACTAGTTAAACCATAtacttttactttttattaataGCCCCCTAAATCTCTGTTTTGAACAATTTAGGTAATGAACTATAAACTTGTAACATGTTTACCATAGTTCTCTGTAAGCGTGCAGATTGAACCGAACAGAACTTTTTTGTTTTAGGTTTTGAttcagttttcaaaattataaaagttaataGTATTTGAAATAtctgaaattaatcaaaacaactgaactaattaaaataaccaaatttaaccaaaatattttgagtttttttttggaaaatacaTTGAAATATAGCTGAAACCCATAAATTTGGTTATTTCGGAAATTTAGAAAGCCGAATTAAACTAAACATCAAATTGAATCACATTTTTCAGATTACTTTGGTAGAATTGTTGTTGAACAGAACCAGGCCCGACCATCAAACTAGTAAAAAACATTTGGATCGGAAGCTTTATAAAATAATTGGGCCAGAATAGGAAAAAAGATTGTTACAAAGCTATTTACCGAAGATCAGAAATACACATACTATGCTTGCTTTGCCACCTAGACTAAtgaagattttaagaaaataaaggtcgatattttatttattttgggaaAGCCAGAATCAAGTGCTTCCCCCGCTTCCTTCCAGGACCGCTACTCCGAATATAACTCACCCAAACCAATAATACATAGCTCGAATGAAACGAAGTATCCGAAACCGTAGGGCCAGTTCAGCGAGGcgatcaaaatatttttgtttacttcGGTAGAATTGTTGTAAAATACTctctttgtttcaaaataatacatgttttaggattttcacacttattaataaaacatcatAAAACTTAGTtgttaatgcatagttttttgtaattttatatcatatatttctaaaccaATAAAACTTCAAGAAATGCAATTAACGTTCTTGAAGTTcataatttttcattattagttgacaaaaatgcactcgaaatatgaaaaaaaatgcatctttttgaacaaattttctttttagaatatgtaactttttgaaacggaaggagtatatactattttccatttttttcacCACTGAACTCTACATAATAGGACTTTCACCCCGTTTCTTTATTTTAgacacaccaaaaaaaaaaacaatgtcttACTTTACATGTTCTGAATGTGTTTCAGCTTCTTAGCTACTTCTTCAAACGTTGGCCTCTTCTCTGGCAATATCTCCACACAGCTAGCAGCAAGCTCTGCGCTGGCCTCTAATGCATTATCCTTCCCATCTTTTATCAGAATGGCCTTCAAGAACATCAAAAGATCTCTTCTTTTAGGCGAAGAGACAGATATGAGAGATGACTCTGCAACTGGAGTAGTGTCATGGTTAGTCATATAATCAGATGCTCCAATAAACACATTATGAGGCTCCCTTCCAGTCAAAATCTCGATTAATGTAGCACCAAAGGCGAAAACATCCGTCTGCTCGTTGAATCTTTCTGTGACTACTGATTCTGGAGCTAGAAACCCTATTGTTCCTTCAACTAATGCTTGTACAGAAGTCTCTATTGTTGTAAAGCGTTTGTAAAGAACTCACAAGATTATAAGAATATATCTCTTCTTATTAGCTTAAGAAAACTAGCTCAAAAACTTAAGCTCTCACAATCACAAATCACTCTCAATCTCTCAATGTCACACACgacatgtatatatatgaatatgtaATCCTAAACCTAATATAACTCACTTATTAGATAACTTCCTAAACACTCCATGTTTATCTCTAAGTTATCTTATCATAAA
The Brassica napus cultivar Da-Ae unplaced genomic scaffold, Da-Ae ScsIHWf_3070;HRSCAF=3881, whole genome shotgun sequence DNA segment above includes these coding regions:
- the LOC106422879 gene encoding N-acylphosphatidylethanolamine synthase-like, coding for MICCVKVRTLKLEAYTMGRIMEWAARSDHLGGIPRKTVITAVGAFARAVANLCNKTKVHNADTLMTLVRSRPPGVPLITVSNHMSTLDDPVMWGGFKGLLSLDPELARWVLAAEDICFKNPVFSYIFRTGKCIPITRGGGIYQEHMSEALQRLKDGSWLHTFPEGKVFQENVPTRRLKWGTASLIARCPVTPIVLPIIHRGFDEVMPEKYLYGRRPPFPLWNKDLRVVVGEPIEFDVPMMVETAVLASRHVMVPPLQEARWPVLSLAGEELDENAQRCLYTALSEKIQSSLETLRLLAKRL
- the LOC106397984 gene encoding gamma-glutamyl hydrolase 1-like; the protein is MWKLCFCLPFLLLDIGVAKASASIYLPSQTGADGSSSPVCSSPDPKLNYRPVIGILSHPGDGASGRLTNDTTSTYIAASYVKFAEAGGARVIPLIYNEPEEVLFKKLELVNGVIFTGGWAKKYEYFDMVTKIFKKALERNDAGEHFPIYGICLGFELMSIIVSQDRGILQRFDAEDNASSLQFVENVNIEGTLFQRFPPALLRKLSTDCLVMQKHRWGITPEKFKANHALSSFFDIVTTCIDENSKTYVSTVKAKKYPITGFQWHPEKNAFEWGSSQIPHSADAIQVTQYAASYLVSEARKSLNRPSSEKVLKNLIYNYKPTYCGYAGKGYDEVYLFTQPRSRL
- the LOC106398014 gene encoding BES1/BZR1 homolog protein 4-like — protein: MTSGTRMPTWRERENNKRRERRRRAIAAKIFTGLRMYGNYELPKHCDNNEVLKALCNEAGWIVEPDGTTYRKGSSRPVERMEIGGSPCSSNFMSPASSSFANLTPGDGQSLIPWLKHLSTTSSSSASSSSRLPNYLYIPGGSISAPVTPPLSSPTSRGMNQQINNSFFVSSTPPSPTRQQIIPDSEWFSGIQLAQSVPASPTFSLVSQNPFGFKEGGGGGGSRILWTPGQSGTCSPAIPQTADVPMSEAVVAPPEFAFGSNANGLVKAWEGERIHEVSGSDDLELTLGNSSTR
- the LOC106440335 gene encoding uncharacterized protein LOC106440335; this translates as MNVYDDESLKQEVIYLHSLWHQGPPTRNPIHDPVQRSRPNYIPPADFQLLSRYGANPIHPQPPLSNKRSRPGSDREWPVKELPRYPPTGWPEAKPCKKARPLSDSEKAKLAVSQIQRDTHRACREFFGKRAATSGEESDADDGGGGGGGEEFQFLSRLFEENAKLKESYEKNTVHGEVWCLVCGGSGEKSVRKFKNCLALVQHSLAIHKTMRNQHRALAQVVCNVLGWDVNNPVASSQKDSQTLGVEAVEGATELPQDLKKLQEKQHVMSADEQAKAVVLQMQQNASEALKGISVKDTTGSVENGDEQVSEELESISRLFSENVELKSYYEKNSEGGHFVCLVCCAATDKKMLKRFKHCHGLVLHSTKTPKIAIRAHKAFARFVCKLLGWEFDHLPRRIVKGGAPLVESSANQNNEKPSSMIEEHMNEDEVDVPQEDNEPCVGK